In Chryseobacterium oranimense, a single window of DNA contains:
- a CDS encoding pyridoxal phosphate-dependent aminotransferase, protein MPNISNRAQHMPASPVRKLVPYALQAKQKGIKVYHLNIGQPDIETPETALNALKNIDLKVLEYALSEGNIEYRKALTEYYHTLGFTDLTPDNFIVTNGGSEALNFAISTLCDDGDEVIIPEPYYANYNGFTSAFNVNVVAVPSTIDTGFALPPIEEFEKKITEKTRAIVICNPGNPTGYLYTREELQKLAEIALKYDIVVISDEVYREYVYDGKQQISMLDFPELSDNCIIIDSESKRYSMCGVRIGCMVTRSKKIHDAAMLFAQARLSPVLLGQIAAAAAHQNDGAYIRAVREEYTHRRNTLVDLLNAIPGVICPKPKGAFYCVAELPVDDTEKFAQWLLEKYSLNKETIMVAPAGGFYSNPELGKKQVRIAYVLKEEDLKRSAEILKDALKKYREEFSL, encoded by the coding sequence ATGCCAAATATTTCAAACAGAGCACAGCATATGCCTGCCTCACCGGTAAGAAAACTCGTTCCTTACGCTTTACAAGCCAAACAAAAGGGGATAAAAGTATATCATCTCAATATCGGGCAGCCTGACATTGAAACACCGGAAACCGCTTTAAATGCTTTAAAGAATATTGATCTTAAAGTATTGGAATATGCACTTTCTGAAGGGAATATAGAGTATAGAAAAGCCCTTACAGAATACTATCACACCTTAGGCTTTACAGATCTTACACCAGACAATTTTATTGTGACCAACGGAGGTTCTGAAGCATTAAATTTTGCCATTTCCACTTTATGTGATGATGGTGACGAAGTGATTATCCCTGAGCCTTATTATGCTAATTACAATGGCTTTACCAGCGCATTCAATGTGAATGTAGTAGCTGTTCCGTCTACTATCGACACAGGTTTTGCCCTTCCTCCGATTGAAGAATTTGAGAAAAAAATCACAGAAAAAACAAGAGCAATCGTTATCTGCAACCCGGGCAACCCTACAGGATACCTTTATACCCGTGAAGAGCTTCAGAAGCTTGCAGAAATTGCGTTGAAATATGACATCGTTGTTATCTCCGACGAAGTATACAGAGAATATGTATACGATGGCAAACAGCAGATATCCATGCTGGATTTCCCTGAACTTAGCGACAATTGTATCATCATTGATTCAGAATCCAAGCGTTATTCAATGTGTGGAGTAAGAATCGGATGTATGGTAACCCGTTCAAAGAAAATCCATGATGCAGCAATGCTTTTTGCACAGGCAAGACTGAGCCCAGTTCTTTTAGGCCAGATTGCCGCTGCAGCAGCTCACCAAAATGATGGCGCTTACATCCGTGCAGTAAGAGAAGAATATACTCACAGAAGAAATACCTTAGTTGATTTATTAAATGCTATTCCCGGAGTAATCTGCCCTAAGCCAAAAGGAGCTTTCTATTGCGTGGCAGAGCTTCCGGTAGATGATACCGAGAAATTCGCACAATGGCTTTTAGAAAAATACTCCCTTAATAAGGAAACCATTATGGTGGCTCCCGCAGGAGGCTTCTACAGTAATCCTGAATTAGGAAAAAAACAGGTAAGAATTGCTTACGTTCTGAAAGAGGAAGATCTTAAGAGAAGTGCTGAGATCCTTAAAGACGCTTTAAAGAAATACAGAGAAGAATTCAGTCTCTAA
- a CDS encoding T9SS type A sorting domain-containing protein, whose product MKIHLPFRVLPVMALFAAATMNAQNFQPLPVQSGYTADVIANGIGSAMTSTTEDVDGVSFAFVARDFQLTSSSAALTYGLPVNGIINSAVASTPGLSFKLGDLSGNNSLKISSNASGSNSGTLAFVTPVPAFKVYMLSTGGSGACTVNVTVNFTDNTSQVFSGVNVSDWYGGSSYAIQGIGRINRSNNVLEPNSTNPRLYQAALTIDAANQTKPIQSVTVTKVSGTGIANIFAFSADVYTDCVAPTLQPVGTLTSSSAQVSWTVPASIQPVSYDVYYSTSSTAPIATTIPNHPGVTGTSFTIPSLLPSTTYYYWVRTNCSTATAQSGWSFSGTFTTLCGSMVPTYTNNFSTFPGTCWVNGLSGGTPATGPTGTSSYWVSGGFLGTGSGGSATINLYSAGRTGWLKTVPFNLSAGTYKVKFDYGVAAYLSTAASPMGSDDVIQFLVSNDGGTTWTVLETWNQANGPTNVSTPYVYTLTGYNSANTVFAFYGTDGTVNDDPDYNFYVDNFIVESAQLSTSEVKEGVKKASVHPNPFKDILYISDNREVKSVSVGDASGRALKTFAGNVKELDLSTLNAGLYFVTIYFKDGSQSTVKTVKK is encoded by the coding sequence ATGAAAATACATTTACCATTTAGAGTCTTACCTGTTATGGCTCTTTTTGCGGCAGCCACAATGAATGCCCAAAACTTTCAACCTTTGCCTGTTCAGTCCGGATATACGGCAGATGTAATTGCTAACGGAATAGGTTCTGCCATGACCTCTACAACAGAAGATGTGGATGGAGTATCTTTTGCTTTTGTAGCAAGGGATTTTCAGCTTACATCAAGCAGTGCGGCACTTACGTACGGGCTTCCGGTTAATGGGATTATTAATTCTGCTGTGGCTTCTACTCCAGGGCTGAGTTTTAAGCTTGGTGATCTTTCCGGAAACAATTCTTTAAAGATTTCAAGCAATGCATCCGGCAGTAACAGCGGAACACTGGCGTTTGTAACACCTGTTCCCGCTTTTAAAGTATACATGCTTTCTACGGGCGGAAGTGGTGCATGTACAGTGAATGTAACGGTTAATTTTACGGATAATACTTCTCAGGTATTTTCAGGAGTAAATGTTTCCGACTGGTATGGCGGATCAAGCTATGCCATTCAGGGAATCGGAAGAATCAACAGAAGCAACAATGTTCTGGAACCGAATTCCACGAATCCAAGATTGTATCAGGCTGCATTGACTATTGATGCAGCAAATCAAACGAAACCTATCCAGAGTGTTACTGTAACCAAAGTAAGCGGAACGGGAATTGCCAATATTTTTGCTTTTTCTGCGGATGTGTATACAGATTGTGTAGCTCCTACACTTCAGCCTGTGGGAACCCTTACTTCAAGTTCTGCCCAGGTTTCCTGGACGGTACCGGCATCTATTCAGCCAGTAAGTTATGATGTTTATTACAGTACCTCTTCTACAGCTCCTATAGCTACAACAATACCTAATCATCCTGGTGTTACAGGAACTTCATTTACCATTCCATCTTTATTACCAAGCACCACTTACTATTATTGGGTAAGAACCAATTGCAGTACGGCAACCGCCCAGAGCGGATGGTCATTTTCAGGAACGTTTACCACTTTATGCGGTTCTATGGTTCCGACGTATACAAATAATTTCAGCACCTTCCCCGGAACATGCTGGGTGAATGGTCTTTCAGGAGGTACACCGGCTACAGGTCCTACAGGAACAAGTTCTTACTGGGTGTCCGGAGGGTTCTTAGGTACCGGCTCCGGCGGATCAGCAACCATCAATCTATACTCGGCAGGTAGAACGGGCTGGCTTAAAACTGTGCCTTTCAATCTTTCTGCCGGCACTTATAAAGTTAAATTTGATTACGGAGTTGCAGCATATCTGAGTACTGCTGCCTCACCAATGGGATCTGATGATGTTATTCAGTTCTTGGTTTCCAATGACGGCGGAACTACGTGGACTGTGCTGGAGACGTGGAATCAGGCTAATGGGCCTACCAATGTTTCAACTCCATATGTTTACACTTTGACAGGATATAACAGTGCCAATACGGTTTTTGCTTTTTACGGAACGGACGGAACCGTAAATGATGATCCTGACTATAATTTCTATGTCGATAACTTTATAGTTGAAAGTGCACAGCTGAGCACTTCAGAAGTGAAAGAAGGGGTGAAAAAGGCATCTGTTCACCCGAATCCTTTTAAAGATATTCTTTATATTTCAGACAATAGAGAAGTGAAATCTGTAAGTGTGGGAGATGCTTCCGGCAGAGCTTTGAAAACTTTTGCAGGAAACGTAAAAGAGCTGGATCTGAGTACCCTGAATGCAGGCTTGTATTTTGTAACCATCTATTTCAAAGACGGATCGCAGTCTACTGTGAAAACGGTTAAAAAATAA
- a CDS encoding DUF1801 domain-containing protein yields MQIPADSVNDYISKIPEERQEVFKKLFDTVNDNLPKGFKEGVSYGMVGWAVPLETYPAGYHCAPGTPLPFMALASQKNFIAFYHMGIYADPELLEWFVAEYPKYSRRKLDMGKSCVRFKKMDDIPFELIAEVSKKMTVENWINIYETQFKKSKESVSKGK; encoded by the coding sequence ATGCAAATTCCGGCAGACTCCGTAAACGATTATATTTCAAAGATTCCTGAAGAAAGGCAGGAAGTATTTAAAAAACTATTTGATACTGTAAATGATAATCTTCCTAAAGGCTTCAAAGAAGGAGTCAGTTATGGAATGGTAGGGTGGGCAGTTCCTCTCGAGACTTATCCTGCAGGATACCATTGTGCACCCGGGACACCCTTACCGTTTATGGCACTGGCTTCGCAGAAAAATTTTATTGCATTCTATCATATGGGAATTTATGCAGATCCTGAACTATTAGAATGGTTTGTAGCAGAATATCCAAAGTATTCGAGAAGAAAGCTGGATATGGGGAAATCCTGTGTAAGGTTCAAAAAAATGGATGATATCCCTTTTGAGCTTATTGCTGAGGTCAGTAAAAAAATGACTGTTGAAAACTGGATCAATATTTATGAAACTCAATTTAAAAAGTCTAAAGAATCTGTTTCAAAAGGAAAATAA
- a CDS encoding YiiX/YebB-like N1pC/P60 family cysteine hydrolase, with amino-acid sequence MINLKEELLQKNHKILTSIISFFVILLLQYCAPQTQYDKLKNGDLLFVTAKETGLSGAINNVTQKQKEASFDHIGIVEKANNHWYVLHAAPKGGSQKQELKSFLADQSHEGQKVMIYRLKPEYQKSIPAALKKAESMLGKPYNFNYILDESSYYCSDYIERSFREDHIFKLEPMTFIDPKTGKTNEFWAEFYKKKNLKVPEGEPGCNPNGLAASDKLNKIGEL; translated from the coding sequence ATGATCAATCTTAAAGAAGAACTGTTGCAGAAAAATCATAAAATCCTAACCTCTATTATTTCCTTTTTTGTCATTCTGCTGTTGCAGTATTGTGCACCCCAAACCCAATACGATAAGCTGAAAAATGGAGATCTTCTTTTTGTTACAGCTAAGGAAACCGGGCTTTCTGGCGCGATTAATAATGTAACCCAAAAGCAGAAAGAAGCATCTTTTGATCATATCGGAATTGTAGAAAAAGCAAATAATCACTGGTATGTTCTCCATGCGGCTCCAAAAGGAGGTTCGCAAAAGCAGGAGCTTAAATCTTTTCTTGCCGATCAGTCTCACGAGGGCCAGAAAGTAATGATTTACCGTCTTAAACCGGAATATCAGAAGTCTATTCCTGCTGCTCTCAAAAAGGCAGAATCCATGCTTGGGAAACCATATAATTTCAATTATATCTTGGATGAAAGTTCTTACTATTGTTCAGATTATATTGAAAGGTCATTCAGGGAAGATCATATATTCAAACTGGAACCTATGACGTTCATTGATCCGAAGACCGGAAAAACCAATGAATTCTGGGCAGAATTTTATAAAAAGAAGAACTTAAAAGTTCCGGAAGGAGAACCGGGGTGTAATCCCAACGGATTGGCCGCTTCGGATAAATTGAACAAAATAGGAGAGCTGTAA
- a CDS encoding NIL domain-containing protein, translated as MITPNPTLQIIPNNTIGLPKKELILEIELNGKMKFEHLMNTIYNQFGICHRVLSANVEYVNGNSFGSVQLYINVSSEDYQQLEFYLNKNKLLNTMVEYNCRKYF; from the coding sequence ATGATTACACCTAATCCTACGCTGCAGATAATACCCAATAATACAATTGGACTGCCTAAAAAAGAACTGATACTGGAAATAGAATTGAATGGCAAAATGAAATTTGAGCATTTAATGAATACCATCTACAATCAGTTTGGGATTTGCCACAGGGTGTTGTCTGCCAACGTAGAATATGTGAACGGAAACAGTTTTGGTTCGGTACAGTTATATATTAATGTAAGTTCAGAAGATTACCAGCAGCTGGAATTTTATCTGAATAAAAATAAACTCTTGAATACCATGGTGGAGTATAACTGCCGTAAGTATTTTTAA
- a CDS encoding LemA family protein has translation MTIVIIALVAAFLFYAVSIYNRLVKLKNLVQEAWSSIDVMLKKRHDLIPNLVETVKGYATHERETLDSVIRARTQAVGADSVQAKEAAEKNLNQAMMNLFAVAEQYPDLKANTNFQQLQSELTSIENDVEKSRRYYNGTVRENNTLVESFPSNIIANMYKFEKSPFFELENIAEREVPTVKF, from the coding sequence ATGACCATAGTTATTATTGCCTTAGTGGCAGCATTCCTTTTTTATGCAGTATCTATCTACAACCGTCTTGTGAAACTGAAAAATTTGGTTCAGGAGGCATGGAGCAGTATTGATGTGATGCTAAAAAAACGACATGACCTTATTCCCAATCTTGTGGAAACGGTGAAAGGCTATGCTACTCATGAGCGTGAAACTCTGGACAGCGTGATAAGAGCCAGAACCCAGGCTGTAGGTGCAGATTCCGTTCAGGCTAAAGAAGCTGCCGAGAAAAACCTGAACCAGGCCATGATGAATCTTTTTGCCGTAGCGGAACAATATCCCGATCTGAAAGCCAATACCAATTTTCAACAGCTTCAGAGCGAACTTACCTCTATAGAAAACGATGTGGAAAAATCAAGAAGATATTATAACGGGACTGTCCGTGAGAATAATACCCTTGTAGAGTCTTTCCCAAGTAATATCATCGCCAACATGTACAAGTTTGAAAAGTCACCTTTCTTCGAACTTGAAAATATTGCAGAAAGAGAAGTTCCAACTGTAAAATTCTAA
- a CDS encoding DUF2207 domain-containing protein, with the protein MRKLLQLFLLQFFCIAFAQTDLERMDQPAIIGPEKIISFHSDIDIDKNSGATVTENIKVYSLGNNIKRGIFRALPLSRNLNNKSQKVRYHIISVKKNGEDEDYHEETEDGYLKIYAGNKDVLLDPGTYDYEIKYKTDNQIGFFPKYDEFYWNVNGTYWDFDIDTISARVNLPAGAAIIQNSCYTGAYGSNSQNCTSKVLSDNSIEWGASGLKPNEGLTIAVGFKKGIMVPPPPPTFLEKYGILIAGCMIFLGLLLYLYSTWVKYGVDPETPTVYPQFNVPENLSPASLGYINSESFKNKYLTAAIVSLAVKGYVKIIEGEDSGLLGFFNTKTFTLKKLKEADESLPKEEINLMNSLFSTSEDSVKFDGKYNSKIETAVQNFKGALSFQHDNFLNEGNNMKKLVLPWLVISIVYALGLFISYTLLPEFERVLAGAFLYVILFVALVVITFLMKNASWKFLIPLPVAVILGVGGIISAGGGGIENINFNVCYIFYVLAFSVMVIFQYLIRQPSKEKLRKKSLIDGFKMYMGAAENEQLKFHNPPQMTPQVFETLLPFAMVMGVDQIWGQKFDELLKRTAAEYQNTWYYGGVMNHYAFANTLNSSLTQSIQSASTKPSSSGSGSGGGGFSGGGGGGGGGGGW; encoded by the coding sequence ATGAGAAAGTTGCTGCAGCTTTTCCTTCTTCAGTTTTTTTGTATAGCCTTTGCACAGACTGATCTGGAGCGCATGGATCAGCCGGCCATTATCGGACCCGAAAAGATTATTTCTTTCCATTCCGATATTGATATCGATAAAAATTCGGGAGCTACCGTTACTGAAAATATAAAAGTATACAGTCTCGGGAATAATATCAAAAGAGGAATTTTTCGTGCCCTTCCCTTATCCAGAAATCTGAATAATAAAAGCCAGAAGGTAAGGTATCATATCATTTCCGTGAAAAAAAACGGTGAGGATGAAGATTATCATGAAGAAACAGAAGATGGCTACTTAAAAATCTATGCAGGAAATAAAGACGTGCTTCTGGATCCCGGAACCTACGATTATGAAATAAAATACAAAACAGATAACCAGATCGGCTTTTTTCCTAAGTATGATGAATTTTACTGGAACGTCAACGGAACATACTGGGATTTTGATATTGATACTATTTCCGCCAGGGTAAATCTTCCTGCCGGAGCAGCTATTATCCAGAATTCCTGTTATACCGGGGCTTATGGCAGTAACAGCCAGAATTGTACTTCCAAAGTACTTTCCGATAATTCTATAGAATGGGGCGCTTCCGGCCTTAAACCTAATGAAGGTCTTACCATAGCGGTAGGTTTCAAAAAAGGAATTATGGTTCCGCCTCCGCCGCCCACTTTTCTTGAAAAATATGGTATTTTAATAGCCGGATGTATGATCTTCCTGGGATTGCTTCTGTATCTTTATTCTACATGGGTAAAATATGGGGTAGATCCTGAGACTCCAACGGTTTATCCGCAATTTAATGTCCCTGAAAATCTTTCGCCGGCCTCTCTGGGCTACATCAACTCGGAAAGCTTTAAAAATAAATACCTGACGGCTGCTATCGTCAGTCTCGCTGTAAAAGGATATGTAAAGATTATAGAAGGCGAAGATTCCGGCCTGCTGGGCTTTTTTAATACAAAAACCTTTACGCTGAAAAAACTGAAAGAAGCAGATGAGAGCCTTCCGAAAGAAGAAATTAACCTGATGAACAGTCTTTTCTCAACGTCTGAAGATTCTGTAAAGTTTGATGGAAAATACAATTCGAAAATTGAAACTGCTGTTCAGAATTTTAAAGGAGCACTGAGCTTTCAGCATGACAATTTCCTGAATGAAGGAAACAATATGAAGAAACTGGTATTGCCCTGGTTGGTAATCAGTATTGTTTATGCTTTGGGGTTATTTATAAGCTATACCCTGTTGCCTGAATTTGAAAGAGTTTTGGCCGGAGCATTTTTGTATGTTATTCTTTTTGTCGCTTTAGTTGTGATAACCTTTTTAATGAAAAATGCTTCCTGGAAATTTTTGATTCCGCTTCCTGTTGCTGTTATTTTGGGAGTTGGAGGAATCATTTCCGCAGGCGGAGGCGGTATTGAAAATATTAATTTCAATGTTTGCTATATTTTTTATGTTCTTGCATTTTCGGTAATGGTGATTTTTCAATATCTGATCAGGCAGCCATCGAAAGAAAAGCTGAGAAAAAAATCATTGATAGACGGCTTCAAAATGTATATGGGAGCAGCAGAAAATGAGCAGCTGAAATTTCACAATCCTCCTCAGATGACCCCGCAGGTTTTCGAAACTCTCCTTCCTTTTGCCATGGTAATGGGAGTTGACCAGATCTGGGGACAGAAATTTGATGAATTGCTGAAAAGAACGGCTGCAGAATATCAGAATACCTGGTACTACGGTGGTGTAATGAACCATTATGCGTTTGCCAATACTTTAAATTCAAGCCTTACCCAATCCATACAGTCTGCATCTACCAAACCATCCAGCTCAGGCAGCGGGTCTGGTGGCGGTGGATTCTCCGGAGGAGGCGGAGGCGGTGGTGGAGGCGGTGGCTGGTAG
- a CDS encoding helix-turn-helix domain-containing protein has product MTLGEKLKKARINKNFTQEYLAEVLNVSQKTYSNFENDKSKPDFHQVEDIAKVLEVSVLDFLTGDNITVNQNNNEVAIAQNYATINVSEKLIEQYEQRLKDKDEEIAYLKQLLDKKKS; this is encoded by the coding sequence ATGACGCTAGGTGAAAAACTGAAAAAAGCGAGAATCAACAAAAACTTTACTCAGGAATACCTGGCAGAAGTTCTTAATGTTTCCCAGAAAACCTATTCCAATTTTGAGAATGATAAAAGTAAGCCGGATTTCCATCAGGTGGAAGATATTGCAAAAGTTCTAGAGGTAAGTGTATTGGATTTTTTGACCGGAGACAATATTACTGTAAATCAAAATAATAATGAAGTTGCAATAGCACAAAACTATGCAACAATTAATGTTTCTGAAAAATTAATAGAACAGTACGAACAAAGACTGAAAGATAAAGATGAAGAGATCGCTTATCTCAAACAGCTTCTCGATAAAAAGAAGAGTTAG
- the murA gene encoding UDP-N-acetylglucosamine 1-carboxyvinyltransferase: MSGTFQIRGGKRLHGEITPQGAKNEALQILCAVLLTDEEVRIKNIPDIHDVNRLIEILGDFGVKVTKNGHGDFTFKADKVNFDYIKSHEFKKDGAKLRGSIMLMGPMLARYGEAYMPTPGGDKIGRRRLDTHFQGLVELGAEFNYDEEEYFYSLKAKELRGKFILLEEASVTGTANIVMAATLAKGKTRIYNAACEPYLQQLCKMLNRMGANISGIGSNLLTIEGVEHLRGTEHTMLPDMVEIGSWIGLAAMTKSEITIKNVNWSQLGVIPNTFRKLGIQLEQSNDDIFIPAQENYKIQKFIDGSILTISDAPWPGFTPDLLSIILVVATQAKGSLLVHQKMFESRLFFVDKLIDMGAQIILCDPHRATVIGMNQEAPLRGTTMVSPDIRAGNALLIAALSAEGKSIIHNIEQIDRGYENIDGRLKAIGADIERI, from the coding sequence ATGAGTGGAACATTTCAGATAAGAGGAGGGAAAAGACTGCATGGGGAAATTACTCCACAAGGGGCTAAGAATGAAGCCTTACAAATTTTATGCGCTGTCCTGTTAACAGATGAAGAGGTAAGAATTAAAAACATTCCGGACATCCACGATGTCAATAGATTAATTGAGATCCTGGGTGATTTTGGAGTCAAAGTAACCAAGAATGGCCATGGTGATTTTACTTTCAAGGCAGACAAGGTTAATTTTGATTATATCAAATCCCATGAATTTAAAAAAGACGGCGCCAAACTGAGAGGATCCATTATGCTGATGGGGCCTATGCTGGCCCGTTATGGTGAAGCTTATATGCCGACTCCGGGAGGTGATAAGATCGGAAGAAGAAGACTGGATACCCATTTCCAGGGACTTGTGGAACTTGGCGCTGAATTCAATTATGATGAAGAGGAATATTTCTATTCATTAAAAGCCAAAGAGCTCAGAGGAAAATTTATTCTTCTGGAAGAGGCTTCGGTTACCGGAACGGCCAATATTGTAATGGCTGCAACGCTTGCCAAAGGAAAAACGAGAATTTATAATGCCGCATGCGAACCTTATCTTCAGCAACTTTGCAAAATGCTGAACAGAATGGGCGCCAATATATCCGGAATAGGCTCCAACCTTCTTACGATTGAAGGAGTAGAGCATCTTCGCGGTACGGAGCATACTATGCTTCCGGATATGGTGGAAATCGGATCATGGATTGGTCTTGCTGCCATGACGAAATCTGAAATTACCATTAAAAATGTAAACTGGAGCCAGCTTGGCGTTATTCCTAACACTTTCAGAAAATTAGGGATCCAGCTTGAACAGAGTAATGACGATATATTTATCCCTGCTCAGGAAAACTATAAGATCCAGAAATTTATCGACGGATCTATCCTTACCATTTCGGATGCTCCATGGCCTGGATTTACACCGGATTTATTATCTATTATTCTGGTAGTGGCCACTCAGGCAAAAGGAAGCCTTCTGGTACATCAGAAAATGTTTGAATCGAGGTTATTCTTCGTAGATAAATTAATCGATATGGGTGCCCAGATCATTTTATGTGATCCGCACAGGGCTACGGTAATCGGAATGAACCAGGAAGCGCCGTTGAGAGGAACAACCATGGTTTCCCCGGATATCAGAGCCGGAAATGCACTTCTTATCGCAGCACTTTCCGCAGAAGGAAAATCCATCATCCACAATATTGAACAGATTGACAGAGGATATGAAAATATCGACGGAAGACTGAAAGCGATTGGAGCGGATATTGAGAGAATTTAG
- a CDS encoding DUF4290 domain-containing protein — MEYNTQKTQLHMPEYGRIIQQLVERCKELPTKEERSEMAMAIIDFMGQRNPQLRDEENYKHKLWDHLFILAEYDLDVDSPYPFPTREQLAEKPKRMEYPKLQGDFKFYGKSILQLIEKAIELEPGDEKEALIEVIANNMKKSYNVYNKEHVTDDVIFRHLKELSENRLDLTGIESLEKSKIYYTSNNNSGRNNSNNSGRNSNNNNNNNKNQTNKRRHNNNHKNRK; from the coding sequence ATGGAATATAACACCCAAAAAACTCAGCTTCATATGCCGGAATATGGCAGAATTATACAGCAGCTGGTTGAGCGCTGCAAAGAGCTCCCTACCAAAGAGGAAAGGAGTGAAATGGCTATGGCCATTATCGATTTTATGGGTCAGAGAAACCCTCAGCTCCGTGACGAAGAAAATTACAAGCATAAACTTTGGGATCATCTTTTCATTTTAGCAGAATATGATCTTGATGTAGATTCACCATATCCTTTTCCTACCAGAGAACAGCTGGCCGAGAAACCCAAAAGAATGGAATATCCTAAACTTCAGGGAGATTTCAAATTTTACGGAAAAAGTATTCTTCAACTGATAGAAAAGGCCATTGAACTGGAACCGGGCGACGAAAAAGAAGCCCTGATCGAAGTGATTGCCAACAATATGAAAAAGTCTTATAATGTATATAATAAGGAACATGTAACGGACGACGTTATTTTCCGCCACCTGAAAGAGCTTTCTGAAAACAGGCTGGATCTTACGGGAATAGAATCTCTTGAAAAAAGCAAGATCTATTACACCAGCAATAACAACAGCGGCAGAAATAACAGCAATAACAGCGGCAGGAACAGCAATAATAACAACAACAATAATAAAAACCAGACCAACAAGAGAAGGCATAACAACAACCATAAAAACAGAAAGTAA